AAAGAAAAAATTCTCGAACTCAAAAAACAAGGTAAATTATCGGGCGTCATATTTTCCGGTGGACCGCATAGCGTATATGAAGAAAATGCCCCTAAAATTGACATTAATATTGAAGAACTTGGTGTCCCACTTTTAGGTATTTGTTATGGTCTGCAACTTATAAATTATATGCTTGGCGGTAAAGTTGCTCCTGCAAAAAATAGAGAATATGGCTTCGAGAAAATTAAAATTGAAAATAATATTAATAAAAATAATCCTCTGTTTAATTTAATCGGCAGTGAAGAAAATATCGTATGGATGAGTCATGGTGATCAAATTCAAGAGCTCTCCAGTAAATTGACAATCGATTCTGTCACAAGAAACGGTGTTATATCTTCCTTTCATCATAATGAACTTCCTATTTTTGGTCTCCAATTTCATCCAGAAGTTGAACATTCACTCTGTGGAAAAGAAATTATCAAACATTTTGTAGAAGAAATTTGTCAGGATAAAAAATCTTGGGACAGCTCTTCGCAAATTGAAAATGCTGTTAATAAAATAAAAGAAACAGTTGATAAAGAAGGAAAAGACACAAAAGTTATCTGTGCTCTCAGTGGCGGTGTTGACTCCTGCGTAGCTGCTGTTCTCGCGCAAAAGGCAGTTGGTGACAGGTTACTTTGTTTATTTATTAACAATGGTTTGTTACGTAAAAATGAATATGATGAAGTTCTTGATCGCTTTAAAAAAGATCTCAATCTAAATGTCAAAGGCGTTGATGCTTCGGAACTTTTTCTAAGTAGACTCGCAGGCGTACAAGACCCAGAACAGAAGCGTAAAATAATTGGCAATACATTCATAGATGTCTTTGAAGCAGAAACAAAAGAAATTCCAAATGCAAAATTCTTAGTTCAAGGAACCCTTTATCCAGATGTTATTGAATCTATTTCTTTACATGGAACAAGTGTGACGATAAAAACCCACCACAATGTGGGCGGATTGCCTGAGAAAATGAAATTCAAACTCATTGAACCACTTAGAGAACTCTTTAAAGATGAAGTGAGAAGATTGGGTGCTGAAATGGGTATCCCACATGACATGCTAGCACGTCACCCATTCCCTGGCCCCGGTCTCGGTATTCGCGTTCTAGGCGAAGTCACAAAAGAAAGATTGAATATTCTGCGCGAAGCAGACGCTATATTTATCGAAGAACTTAAAAAGCAAAATCATTATCATTCGACTTGGCAAGCTTTTGTAGTGCTTTTACCTGTTAACTCAGTTGGAGTGATGGGCGATGGGCGAACATATGAAAGTGTTGCAGCAATTCGTTGCGTAAGTGCGACAGATGGCATGACAGCGGATTGGACAAAACTTCCCTACGACTTTTTAGCTCATGTTTCTTCAAGGATTATTAATGAAGTTAGGGGCATAAATAGAGTTGTTTATGACATTAGTACCAAACCACCTGCGACGATTGAGTGGGAATAATTTGTTCTTATAGGCCTATACTTTACCGAGTATATTGCTTAGAAGTATAAATCTTTATTGATGTACGCGTTCATTTTAGAATTTTATAAAAAATATAATTATGGGCGCATCTATATCATTAATAAATTCTTTTAGAGGAACAAAAAGATTTTATTTTGGTGTAATATTGTATGAAAAATGATTATCATACAATAATTGAAAAAGGATCAATTTCAAAAACCTATATTTTCTATTCATGCACTTTCATGAATAGAAAATATTGAAATTTATTTAGACACACTTTTATTCCAATATTACATAGTCTAAAAATAAATACTAAAAAGCATAAAAAATTTTTCTTAAAATAAATTGTTATTAAAATCTATAAATAAAAATTTTTCTTAAAAATGATATATTTCTCATAATATACTTATAATAAATGTTACTCATCGAATTGAATTTTATACTCAGATTTTAAAGTAGCAGATATAAATAGTGGATATAATAAAGTCTACAAGTATTTCAAAGACACTCTAGTCTGATAATTGGCATATGCGCGAAGAAAGTTTTATTCCAACCTTAAAGATAGCACAAAAATTGGAAAAATATTAGCTGCTGCTTTTCTCTGAATTTCCAACATTCCATTTTAAATAAATCTGAAAACCTGATTGCACTCATATCAGACTTTGCAATTGGAATAAATTATTTCCTTCTAATATTAAACAAAAAATTATTAAATGAAAAAATGATTTGAGTATAGAGCTTAGAAACAATATTGTTTAGTAATCTTCATTAAATTCTAATACTCATTCATCTTTGTATTTGCTATTACCCATTAGTATCGAGAATAACAATAAAAAAGTTTAAATTAAAGAGTAAGCTGCTACGGATGAGTTGCTCTTAAAGAACATCTAATCGATAATTTACAATTATTTCTATTGGTTTTAGGCTAAACATTTGTCTTATTGGGTGCAGCTGCTTAGCGCTTCTTACTCATCACAAGTACTTCCTTAATGTCACTATTCTAGAAGTCAAAAAGCTTGACATTTTTTTAAGAACGCAATACAATCCTATTTCTTTAATATCTTAAACTATTCAGTAAGTGTTTTTTGTTTATGAAAGTTTCATCTATAGAGCTCAAAATAAGCTTTCTATAGGTATTGATAATTAACTGATTATGTATGTGTATCACTATACAAAGTTTGTCAATTCAGTATTATAGTAATATCGATAATTCTTGTATGCAATGCTTGCCAGAAGTATAATTTAATTTTCAGGTATTCACTAAATAAGGAAGATCCATGTCCTTTGAAAAGTCTGTTAAAATTATAGTGCTCACTAAATTCTCTAAACTACTAAAGACTAACTCGCAAGCAGTAACTAACTATTTTCAGTTGAAAGATTTTGGATGTAATTTTTAAAAATTATAAATTTGAACATAACAAATATCGGAGGAGAATTATGATTAAAAGATTTAGGAAAAACAATTTGGGAGAGGCTAAAGATTTTTTTAAAACGAATGGTTTTATTGTTGTTGAAGATGCATTTGACCAAGAATTACTAAACGATTTTA
The sequence above is drawn from the Fluviispira vulneris genome and encodes:
- the guaA gene encoding glutamine-hydrolyzing GMP synthase, with amino-acid sequence MILVIDFGSQFTQLVARRVRELSVYSEIVPFKNGKEKILELKKQGKLSGVIFSGGPHSVYEENAPKIDINIEELGVPLLGICYGLQLINYMLGGKVAPAKNREYGFEKIKIENNINKNNPLFNLIGSEENIVWMSHGDQIQELSSKLTIDSVTRNGVISSFHHNELPIFGLQFHPEVEHSLCGKEIIKHFVEEICQDKKSWDSSSQIENAVNKIKETVDKEGKDTKVICALSGGVDSCVAAVLAQKAVGDRLLCLFINNGLLRKNEYDEVLDRFKKDLNLNVKGVDASELFLSRLAGVQDPEQKRKIIGNTFIDVFEAETKEIPNAKFLVQGTLYPDVIESISLHGTSVTIKTHHNVGGLPEKMKFKLIEPLRELFKDEVRRLGAEMGIPHDMLARHPFPGPGLGIRVLGEVTKERLNILREADAIFIEELKKQNHYHSTWQAFVVLLPVNSVGVMGDGRTYESVAAIRCVSATDGMTADWTKLPYDFLAHVSSRIINEVRGINRVVYDISTKPPATIEWE